Within Streptomyces sp. SS1-1, the genomic segment CGCTTGCTGTACGCGATGAGGGCCTCGTTGTCGGTGTGGTGGAAGCGCAGGTTGCGCAGCCGGTGGAGAGCCGGGTGGCACCTTCGGATGGTGTTGAGCCGGGTGATGAGGGGGGTGATGGTGCGTCCCTCGCGTTCGGCGGTCTCCCAGTCCCGCTGGCGCAGCTGGTACTTCTCGCTGTTGAGGTATTCCTCGCTGCCGTCGCGCAGGGGGGTGTTCTCGCACAGTTCGTAGCCGCTGTAGACGCCCCAGGTGGGGGAGAGGGTCGCGGCGAGGACCGCGCGGACCTCGAAGGCGGGACGGTGTCCGTGCTGGAGGTAGGCGTGCAGGATGTCGGGGGTGTTGACGAAGAAGTTGGGCCGCATGTAGGCGGCCGCCTCCCCCGACAGCTCGGTCAGGTACTCGGTGAGTTCCTGCTTCTCCGTACGCCAGGTGAAGTACGTGTAGGACTGCTGGAAGCCGATCTGGGCCAGCGTGTGCATCATCGCGGGCCGGGTGAACGCCTCGGCCAGGAAGATGACGTCGGGGTCGGTGCGGTTGATGTCGGCGATGACCCGCTGCCAGAACACCACCGGCTTGGTGTGGGGGTTGTCGACGCGGAAGATCCGGACGCCGTGGCCCATCCAGTGCCGCAGGATCCGCAGGGTTTCGGTGACCAGGCCGTCCATGTCGGCGTCGAACGCGATCGGGTAGATGTCCTGGTACTTCTTCGGTGGGTTCTCGGCGTAGGCGATGGTGCCGTCGGGGCGGTGGTGGAACCACTCCGGGTGCTTGGACACCCACGGATGGTCCGGCGAGCACTGCAGGGCGAAGTCCAGCGCGATCTCCAGCCCCAGCTCCTTCGCCCGCGTCACGAACCGGTCGAAGTCCTCGATCGTGCCCAGGTCCGGGTGCACGGCGTCGTGCCCGCCCTCCGGGGAGCCGATCGCCCACGGCACCCCCACATCGTCCGGCCCGGCCGAGAGGGTGTTGTTGGGGCCCTTGCGGAACGTCGTGCCGATCGGGTGGATCGGCGGCAGATACACCACGTCGAACCCCATCGCGGCGATCGCCGGCAGGCGGCGCGCCGCCGTCTCGAACGTGCCGTGCGGCCGCTCGGGAGTGCCCTCCGACCGTGGGAAGAACTCGTACCAGGCCCCGTACAGGGCCCGTTCACGCTCGACCAGCAGCGGCAGCGGCTCCGACGCCGTCACCAGATCCCGCACCGGATAGCGCCCGAGCACCGCGTCCACGTTGGCCGCGAACGCCGCCGACAGCCGGGACACCGGGGGCAGCGAGTCGTCGCGCAGGGCCTCGGCGGCGGCGAGCAGCGCCGACCGCTCCGACGCGTCGGGCACCCCGGCGGCCGCGCGCTCGAACAGCTCGCCGCCCTCCTCCAGCACCAGCCCGACGTCGATGCCGGCCGGGACCTTGATGCGGGCGGTGTGCCGCCAGGTGGCCACCGGGTCGCTCCAGGCCTCCACGTGGAACGTCCAGGTCCCCTCCGCCGACGGGGTCACCTTGGCGCCCCAGCGGTCGCTGCCCGGCGCGAGTTCGTGCATCGGCGTCCAGGGACCGGGCCGGCCCTTCGGATCGGTCAGCACGACGTTGGCGGCCACCGCGTCATGGCCCTCCCGGAACACGGTGGCGGTGACCTCGAAGGTCTCCCCGACGACCGCCTTCGCCGGATGCCTGCCGCGCTCCACGGCCGGCCGCACGTCCCGTACCGGGATGCGGCCCACGGCCCCGGCGCCGGCACCGGTCCTGCCCTTGGTCCTGCCCATGGTTCACCTCCACCGTGCTCGAGGCCGGGCACGTGGCCCGGCCGGGGAATCCGAACTCTGCCGGAAGGTGGCTACCTTCCCGCGTGGAAACGCCGACGCGTACTCGGCCGGCCCTGACCGGCCGCGACGCTCACCGTCTTGGGCCGCTCTTCCTGCGCCGACCCGTAGGCCGACGGGGTGGCGCGCAGATACTGCTCGGCCGCGTCCGCGGCTTCGCGAGCGCAACGCTTCCCCATCAGGACGCAGAGGGTGTAGCCGGTGTCCTCGAAGGTGGCACGCACCGTCAGGTCGGCCGGGGCGGCCAGCATGGCGCGCTCCCAGGCCCGGTACCGCCGCAGCAGGCGGGCGACTTCGGCTTTGGCCGGTAGCAGCATGGCCCCGCTCACCTTCCACTTCCGGGCTCGATGGCGCGTCTCCCGACCGTCGGGCGGAACCCGTGCGTGCGGGGGCACACACGGGTTCCGTTGCGGGCATCGAGGTCTTCACACATGGTGCACGGTCGGCGACGCAGCGTCCTGTTGGATCTTCAACTACCGCCTCACCCGTTCGCTCGTGTTGCACGAATGGCGTACAGCCCGCACGCTGTAGTGACTCAGAGGCGATCAGCGCTCACGCTCCGCGATCGGGGCCCGTCCCGCGGGGACGAGGAGAGCGGGAGCTTTCGCGGTGAGGAGGTAACGACGGTGAAGACCGCAGTGCCCTGCTACTACCACCTCGATGTGGAAGTCAGCCCTGAACGGGTCGGTCAGGTCAGCCGAATTCTGGCCGCTCACCTCAGGTACTGGGACCTGGAGACACTCGTCGAACCCGTCCGCCACGGCACCGAGATGCTGCTGCGGGCCATCGACGAGCACGCGAAGGACAAGAACACCTCGATCGAGATGTGGTGGAACGGGCAGCACCTCATCACCGCCATCGGTGACAACGACCGGGCCCTGCGCCCGGACCACGAACTGCGCGCCTGCCTGCGCCACCTCGCCGCGATGAGCGACGGCTGGGGCTGCTGCGCCACCGAGACCGGCAGCAAGGTCATCTGGTTCTCCCAGCGGGCCCGCGCCGGCGAACGCGCCCCCCTCGTGCCGACCGCACCCGCGCCCAGCCTGCGCGAGGCGCTGCGCGTGCCCCGGGCGACGCCCGTCACGGCCCTGGCCGATGCCGCGGGGGTCCGGGACGGCGTCCTGGAGGAGGCCCGGTGACGGCACGCAAGCGCCGCCAGGACCTGAGCACAGGGGTGTCCGCCTGGAGCGGGCACCCCTACCCGCTGGGCGCCTTCCACGACGGACAGGGCACCAACTTCGCCCTGTTCAGCGAGGTCGCCGAACGCGTCGAACTGGTCCTCGTCGACGACGAGGACCGGCACACCGTCGTCCCGCTGACCGAGGTCGACGGGTTCGTCTGGCACGGCTACGTGCCCGGCGTCGGCCCCGGGCAGCGCTACGGCTACCGGGTGCACGGCCCCTGGGACCCCGGCCTCGGCCACCGCTGCAACGCGTCGAAGCTGCTGCTCGACCCGTACAGCCGGGCCGTCGACGGGCAGGTCGACAACCACGCCTCCCTCTTCGAACGCACCGCGGGCGGCCCCTCCCCGGCGGACAGCGCCGGGCACACCATGCTCGGCGTGGTGACCGACCCGCACTTCGACTGGGGCGAGGACCGGCCCCCCAGACGGCCGTACGCGGACACCGTGATCTACGAGGCGCACGTCCGCGGACTCACCCGCACCCACCCCGACGTGCCGCCCGAACTGCGCGGCACCTACGCCGGACTCGCGCACCCCGCGGTCGTCGAGCACCTGACGTCCCTCGGGGTCACCGCCGTCGAGCTGATGCCCGTCCACCAGTACGTCCAGGACGGCGTCCTCCTCGACCGCGGCCTGTCCAACTACTGGGGCTACAACACCATCGGCTTCTTCGCCCCGCACAACGCCTACGCCGCCCGCGGCACCCGCGGCGAACAGGTCACCGAGTTCAAGGCGATGGTGAAGGCGCTGCACGAGGCCGGGCTCGAGGTCATCCTCGACGTGGTCTACAACCACACCGCCGAGGGCAACGAGCGCGGCCCCACCCTGTCGTTCCGCGGCATCGACAACGCCTCGTACTACCGCCTGGTCGACGGCGACTGGGCGCACTACTACGACACCACCGGCACCGGCAACAGCCTGCTGATGCGCCACCCGTACGTGCTGCAGCTCATCATGGACTCGCTGCGCTACTGGGTGACCGAGATGCACGTCGACGGCT encodes:
- a CDS encoding DUF5133 domain-containing protein, with translation MLLPAKAEVARLLRRYRAWERAMLAAPADLTVRATFEDTGYTLCVLMGKRCAREAADAAEQYLRATPSAYGSAQEERPKTVSVAAGQGRPSTRRRFHAGR
- a CDS encoding alpha-1,4-glucan--maltose-1-phosphate maltosyltransferase, which codes for MGRTKGRTGAGAGAVGRIPVRDVRPAVERGRHPAKAVVGETFEVTATVFREGHDAVAANVVLTDPKGRPGPWTPMHELAPGSDRWGAKVTPSAEGTWTFHVEAWSDPVATWRHTARIKVPAGIDVGLVLEEGGELFERAAAGVPDASERSALLAAAEALRDDSLPPVSRLSAAFAANVDAVLGRYPVRDLVTASEPLPLLVERERALYGAWYEFFPRSEGTPERPHGTFETAARRLPAIAAMGFDVVYLPPIHPIGTTFRKGPNNTLSAGPDDVGVPWAIGSPEGGHDAVHPDLGTIEDFDRFVTRAKELGLEIALDFALQCSPDHPWVSKHPEWFHHRPDGTIAYAENPPKKYQDIYPIAFDADMDGLVTETLRILRHWMGHGVRIFRVDNPHTKPVVFWQRVIADINRTDPDVIFLAEAFTRPAMMHTLAQIGFQQSYTYFTWRTEKQELTEYLTELSGEAAAYMRPNFFVNTPDILHAYLQHGHRPAFEVRAVLAATLSPTWGVYSGYELCENTPLRDGSEEYLNSEKYQLRQRDWETAEREGRTITPLITRLNTIRRCHPALHRLRNLRFHHTDNEALIAYSKRTGPDTVLVVANLDPQNAQEATVSLDMPQLGLDWDASLSVLDELTGETYRWGRTNYVRLEPGRAPAHVFHVQASPPQIGGSPTS
- a CDS encoding pep a2 is translated as MKTAVPCYYHLDVEVSPERVGQVSRILAAHLRYWDLETLVEPVRHGTEMLLRAIDEHAKDKNTSIEMWWNGQHLITAIGDNDRALRPDHELRACLRHLAAMSDGWGCCATETGSKVIWFSQRARAGERAPLVPTAPAPSLREALRVPRATPVTALADAAGVRDGVLEEAR